One Henriciella litoralis genomic window carries:
- the dgcA gene encoding N-acetyl-D-Glu racemase DgcA has translation MTRLQIEHISSPLARSFSISRGAKTSAETILVTLERDGKRGRGECVPYARYDETVESVTEAIEGQRRAIESGLTRQQLQDAMPAGAARCAIDCAMWDLDAKLAGKPVWKLAGLPEPVALPTAVTVVLDTPDAMASAAKDAPGQLLKLKLGGPDDLERVEAVHKARPDARLILDANEAFEADVFPDVARQAARLGVVLIEQPFAAGKDAALLRRPPEVAICADESAHTSKDIQDLARAYDVINIKLDKAGGLTEAIAMAHEAKACGLGVMIGCMVAGSISMAPAFLLGALADAVDLDGPLWLTKDVEHGLSYSDGQVSPPTPQLWG, from the coding sequence ATGACCCGGCTACAAATTGAGCATATTTCATCACCATTGGCGCGCAGCTTCTCAATCTCGAGGGGCGCGAAGACTTCGGCAGAGACCATTCTGGTAACCCTCGAAAGAGATGGCAAACGGGGACGCGGTGAATGCGTACCATATGCAAGATACGATGAAACGGTCGAATCTGTGACAGAGGCCATCGAGGGCCAGAGGCGCGCCATCGAATCTGGATTGACCCGGCAGCAATTGCAGGACGCCATGCCAGCTGGCGCCGCGCGATGCGCTATCGACTGCGCAATGTGGGATCTCGACGCGAAACTCGCTGGCAAGCCTGTCTGGAAGCTCGCAGGCCTGCCAGAGCCGGTCGCCTTGCCGACGGCCGTCACGGTCGTTCTCGACACGCCAGACGCTATGGCCAGCGCAGCAAAGGACGCACCCGGGCAGCTGCTCAAACTGAAGCTCGGCGGGCCTGATGATCTGGAACGCGTCGAAGCCGTGCATAAGGCGCGGCCAGATGCGCGCCTTATCCTTGATGCGAACGAAGCGTTTGAGGCGGATGTCTTTCCTGACGTCGCCCGACAGGCCGCACGGCTTGGCGTTGTGCTGATCGAACAGCCCTTCGCTGCCGGAAAGGACGCAGCCTTGCTACGCCGTCCTCCTGAGGTCGCCATCTGCGCTGATGAGAGCGCGCATACGAGCAAGGACATTCAGGACCTCGCCCGCGCCTATGACGTGATCAATATCAAGCTCGACAAGGCGGGCGGTCTGACAGAAGCCATTGCAATGGCACATGAAGCCAAGGCGTGCGGCCTTGGCGTGATGATTGGATGCATGGTCGCCGGCTCCATCAGCATGGCGCCGGCTTTCCTTCTGGGCGCGCTTGCCGACGCCGTCGATCTCGACGGTCCTTTGTGGCTGACCAAGGATGTTGAACACGGCCTTTCCTATTCCGACGGACAGGTGTCCCCACCGACGCCTCAACTTTGGGGCTAA